One window from the genome of Glycine soja cultivar W05 chromosome 12, ASM419377v2, whole genome shotgun sequence encodes:
- the LOC114379888 gene encoding beta-glucosidase 13-like isoform X2 has translation MKTPYALSLFHSAAASLNRSSFPADFFFGTASSAYQYEGAAREGGKGPSIWDTFTHSHPDRISDHSNGDVAIDSYHRYKEDVAMMKDIGFNAYRFSISWPRILPRGNLQGGVNREGITYYNNLINELIANGQQPFITLFHSDFPQALEDEYGGFLSPKIEQDFANYAEVCFREFGDRVKHWITLNEPVLYSTGGYASGGSPPNRCSKWFANCTAGDSTTEPYVVTHHLILAHAAAVKVYREKFQASQKGQIGVTLNSAWVVPLSQSKEDREAAYRGLAFMYDWFMEPLYSGTYPAVMVNRVGGRLPKFTRREYLMVKGSYDFIGLNYYTSTYATSSPCPRQRPTAFTDACVRFTTVRNGLLIGPKAASDWLYVYPPGIQGLLEYTKEKFNNPIIYITENGIDEVNDGKMLLNDRTRIDYISHHLLYLQRAIRNGVRVKGYFAWSLLDNFEWNAGYSLRFGLVYVDYKNGLKRHRKRSALWFKIFLHQ, from the exons ATGAAGACGCCATATG CACTTTCTCTATTTCACTCAGCAGCAGCTTCTCTTAATCGTAGCAGTTTCCCAGCAGATTTCTTCTTTGGAACAGCTTCTTCAGCTTACCAG TATGAAGGTGCAGCACGTGAAGGTGGCAAGGGACCTAGTATATGGGACACCTTCACTCATAGCCACCCAG ACAGAATATCAGACCACAGTAATGGGGATGTTGCCATTGATTCATACCACCGCTACAAG gaagATGTGGCCATGATGAAGGATATTGGATTCAATGCCTACAGGTTCTCCATCTCTTGGCCAAGAATACTACCTC GTGGAAACCTGCAGGGAGGAGTTAACCGAGAAGGCATCACATATTACAACAATCTCATAAATGAACTGATAGCAAATG GACAACAGCCCTTTATAACTCTATTTCACTCTGATTTCCCTCAAGCTCTTGAAGATGAATATGGTGGTTTTCTAAGTCCCAAAATTGA GCAAGATTTTGCAAATTATGCAGAAGTATGCTTTAGGGAATTTGGTGACAGGGTTAAGCACTGGATTACATTAAATGAGCCAGTGCTATATAGCACTGGAGGTTATGCAAGTGGTGGATCCCCACCCAATAGATGCTCCAAGTGGTTTGCTAACTGCACCGCTGGTGATTCTACTACTGAGCCCTATGTGGTTACACACCACCTCATACTTGCTCATGCTGCAGCGGTAAAAGTCTACAGGGAGAAGTTCCAG GCTTCTCAGAAGGGTCAAATTGGGGTAACACTTAATTCTGCCTGGGTTGTGCCACTTTCTCAATCAAAAGAGGACAGAGAAGCCGCATATCGCGGTCTTGCTTTTATGTATGACTG GTTCATGGAACCACTTTACTCGGGAACATATCCTGCTGTAATGGTTAACAGAGTTGGAGGTCGTTTGCCAAAGTTTACCAGAAGGGAATACTTGATGGTTAAAGGGTCTTATGATTTTATAGGATTAAATTATTACACTTCAACTTATGCAACTAGTTCTCCTTGCCCACGCCAAAGGCCAACTGCCTTTACAGACGCTTGTGTTAGATTTACTA CTGTGAGAAATGGGCTTCTCATTGGTCCAAAG GCAGCCTCAGACTGGCTCTACGTCTATCCACCAGGAATTCAAGGTCTACTAGAGTACACTAAGGAGAAATTTAACAACCCAATTATTTACATCACAGAAAATG GAATTGACGAGGTTAATGACGGGAAAATGTTACTTAATGACAGAACAAGGATTGATTATATCAGTCACCATCTTTTGTATCTTCAAAGGGCCATAAG GAATGGAGTGAGGGTGAAAGGATACTTTGCATGGTCATTGTTGGACAATTTTGAATGGAATGCTGGGTACAGTCTTCGCTTTGGGCTCGTGTATGTGGATTACAAGAATGGATTGAAAAGACACCGCAAAAGATCAGCTTTGTGGTTCAAAATATTTCTTCACCAATGA
- the LOC114379888 gene encoding beta-glucosidase 13-like isoform X1, which translates to MWVKVVFILLAALSLFHSAAASLNRSSFPADFFFGTASSAYQYEGAAREGGKGPSIWDTFTHSHPDRISDHSNGDVAIDSYHRYKEDVAMMKDIGFNAYRFSISWPRILPRGNLQGGVNREGITYYNNLINELIANGQQPFITLFHSDFPQALEDEYGGFLSPKIEQDFANYAEVCFREFGDRVKHWITLNEPVLYSTGGYASGGSPPNRCSKWFANCTAGDSTTEPYVVTHHLILAHAAAVKVYREKFQASQKGQIGVTLNSAWVVPLSQSKEDREAAYRGLAFMYDWFMEPLYSGTYPAVMVNRVGGRLPKFTRREYLMVKGSYDFIGLNYYTSTYATSSPCPRQRPTAFTDACVRFTTVRNGLLIGPKAASDWLYVYPPGIQGLLEYTKEKFNNPIIYITENGIDEVNDGKMLLNDRTRIDYISHHLLYLQRAIRNGVRVKGYFAWSLLDNFEWNAGYSLRFGLVYVDYKNGLKRHRKRSALWFKIFLHQ; encoded by the exons ATGTGGGTTAAGGTTGTTTTTATTCTCCTTGCAGCACTTTCTCTATTTCACTCAGCAGCAGCTTCTCTTAATCGTAGCAGTTTCCCAGCAGATTTCTTCTTTGGAACAGCTTCTTCAGCTTACCAG TATGAAGGTGCAGCACGTGAAGGTGGCAAGGGACCTAGTATATGGGACACCTTCACTCATAGCCACCCAG ACAGAATATCAGACCACAGTAATGGGGATGTTGCCATTGATTCATACCACCGCTACAAG gaagATGTGGCCATGATGAAGGATATTGGATTCAATGCCTACAGGTTCTCCATCTCTTGGCCAAGAATACTACCTC GTGGAAACCTGCAGGGAGGAGTTAACCGAGAAGGCATCACATATTACAACAATCTCATAAATGAACTGATAGCAAATG GACAACAGCCCTTTATAACTCTATTTCACTCTGATTTCCCTCAAGCTCTTGAAGATGAATATGGTGGTTTTCTAAGTCCCAAAATTGA GCAAGATTTTGCAAATTATGCAGAAGTATGCTTTAGGGAATTTGGTGACAGGGTTAAGCACTGGATTACATTAAATGAGCCAGTGCTATATAGCACTGGAGGTTATGCAAGTGGTGGATCCCCACCCAATAGATGCTCCAAGTGGTTTGCTAACTGCACCGCTGGTGATTCTACTACTGAGCCCTATGTGGTTACACACCACCTCATACTTGCTCATGCTGCAGCGGTAAAAGTCTACAGGGAGAAGTTCCAG GCTTCTCAGAAGGGTCAAATTGGGGTAACACTTAATTCTGCCTGGGTTGTGCCACTTTCTCAATCAAAAGAGGACAGAGAAGCCGCATATCGCGGTCTTGCTTTTATGTATGACTG GTTCATGGAACCACTTTACTCGGGAACATATCCTGCTGTAATGGTTAACAGAGTTGGAGGTCGTTTGCCAAAGTTTACCAGAAGGGAATACTTGATGGTTAAAGGGTCTTATGATTTTATAGGATTAAATTATTACACTTCAACTTATGCAACTAGTTCTCCTTGCCCACGCCAAAGGCCAACTGCCTTTACAGACGCTTGTGTTAGATTTACTA CTGTGAGAAATGGGCTTCTCATTGGTCCAAAG GCAGCCTCAGACTGGCTCTACGTCTATCCACCAGGAATTCAAGGTCTACTAGAGTACACTAAGGAGAAATTTAACAACCCAATTATTTACATCACAGAAAATG GAATTGACGAGGTTAATGACGGGAAAATGTTACTTAATGACAGAACAAGGATTGATTATATCAGTCACCATCTTTTGTATCTTCAAAGGGCCATAAG GAATGGAGTGAGGGTGAAAGGATACTTTGCATGGTCATTGTTGGACAATTTTGAATGGAATGCTGGGTACAGTCTTCGCTTTGGGCTCGTGTATGTGGATTACAAGAATGGATTGAAAAGACACCGCAAAAGATCAGCTTTGTGGTTCAAAATATTTCTTCACCAATGA